DNA from Rhipicephalus microplus isolate Deutch F79 chromosome 5, USDA_Rmic, whole genome shotgun sequence:
CGACGCTTTCGGCCAAGTtatcccgtggtctgcacactctTGCTCACGTCTGTACGAGTTTGGGTGACTGCGTGGGTGGGTGCGTACGTGTATAATTGTGTCATTTGTTCGCGCTCGCATAACTTTCAAAGTCATAGTGCGTTGAGACTATTCGCTACATGTTAAGAGCGTATATAAAAGCGTCAAAACTATTTATTTTGTGGTTTAGGTCCGCCATAAGAGCGACGTGGGCCAGGGATGCCAGCTTTCCTCTGCACAGCGGCGACGTCAGCGTGGATGCCCTCGTACTGTTCGCCATGGGCAGGCCCACCTCCTCACCGCTTCAGCACCAGACACAGGTCAGAATAGCCACAGAAGCAGCGTTGCACCAAGACATCATCGAGGGCTCCTTCCCGGGCACCTTCAGCGCTTCCCTGCCGCTCAACGCCATTATGCTCAAGTGGGTGTCCCTGGCATGCCCGCAAGTCAGCTACGTCGTCAAGGTATCGGATGACTCCTTCGTTAACATGCGACGCCTGCGCGATACCCTCGGAGCGGTGCAGCTTCGTACCTCTGTCATCTACGCCCATATTTACCGCAAACCTTCCGTGTGGAACGGCCACAAGCTAACATTCATCAGGGATAACATCTGTGTAGCTTGCGGCTATGCAATGAGCGGCAATGCGGTGCCCCAGCTTCTTAACCGGTCTACGCACGGCGGCTTCACCAGCGTCGAACACCTCTTCTGGAGCGCTGCTCAGGACCGCGTTGCCCCGCTCAGACTCGTGAACATGCAGGCGTTCTCCACCACTCGCGGCGAGGGCTCGGACAACTTTCCTTGTGGCGTAAGGGACGCCATTGCAAGCCGCCACTTGAGCGCAGATGACATGCATGAGGCGTGGAAGGTGTTGCACAATGGCACAGCACCGTGTGTCGATAAACGCACTGAATCAGAACTACGTGATGCCTAGCATCGGGCGATACTTCAGCATATTACGCATGTCTAAGTACGATCGAAGTCATCCGCGAAAGAAAGCATTGCAGCTAGGGCACAAAATGACATATATTGCGTTTCTAGTTCTACGCAGTAGGAAGTAAAATTATACCTGTTTATTCTCTTTTTGTTTGATGGCTCGGCCGAATCTTTTGGGCCTCTTACGTAAATAGAGCGTTTGTCTAGTATGTTTACGCTATCTACGGGCACACGTATTGTGTCTTATGATAAATGCCAAATTCGGGGGTATATTACGGCTACATTGACAAATTATGGACTTGAATCAACAGTGAATAATAAAACGTTATGCAACTGCAAGTATTGCTATGTGATGGTAATGAAGTCGAAGTTGGCGACGTTTGTTCGAGTGAACTCACTTTATGAAGTTCCTCTACGTGATATACCTATCCACTCCGGGTATTATGCATTTTACACGTGCAAATACACGCAAACACATGCACTAACAAACGTAAAAAGAGCTAGGACCCCTCTTATTAACAAAAATAAGATTCTGGATACACATCTACATCGAAGGACACCCAGAGACCAAATAGAAATTACTTCTTGGTGTGGCATTAAACCACGTGTGTTGATTGTCGGCTCTTAATTTGTTATTAACTGCTGCCTTGCGCAAACTTGACACTGTGTATTTTGGAGAAGTCGTCATTGAGAGCTCGACAATATTGCCCGTTTTATGCTTAATCTAGTAAATATGAAAGTTGCACTGACCACTTAATGTTACGCTCCAGCGGTCAATTACAGTGTAGCAGGATAACACGGTCACGAATTTCCCCACAGCAACGAATGTTTTGCTTTTTTCCTGTTACATGGACTTCCTTTCCCAAaacacaagtgcacatttctgcCATATTATTACTTACGTTTACCATAAGTGCTTTTACCGCAatgtacaacatttgaaaacatgtgaaatttttgttctttttgtcctCCGTGAACCTGATCCCTTTAATGTTCCTTCGTCCGCTTCAATAGTAGAGCTTTAAAAAAACGTCAGTGTGGCTACTACAATACTCGGATTTCATTGTTCTATGGAACACCGCATTCGACCAAAAAAAGTTCTACATGAACGAGTGAAAAGCAGTATTTAGTCGGCACAAGCCGATTTGTCGGAGCATCGCGAGAACAATAGAAAAGCCAGAGCTCTTGCTTGGAACAGAAAGATTTTGTTACGGAACAATCATTCCCAACGTTTTCGCGGCATGGGCGGACACGTGAAGCCCATTACCTCGGCAAGGCAGGCTCTATTTCTAACCGGAATTTTATTTTTGGAGAAAGGTGCATGAAAGAActttaacaaagtgcttgattgggctggttggtgctgcatggtagacgaagaaagtgcttaacagcgtcGTTTGAGCTGACAAGCACTTTGTTAGTATGAAAGAAACCGAAAATACGATCCGGTGACACAAGAAAGCGTTGAACGTCTGCTGAGGCGGGACTTCCTGAAAGGAACATTCGTGCACATTTGTGCTCGGGGTGCTTGTTTTGACAGTGTCCGGGTGTAAGGCATTAATATTTTGGGGGTTGCTGTGCTGTTCACAAATGGGTTAATTCCTGAGCAGTAAAAATTGAATATCGACAACTGCATCAAACGTACCTGCAATATGTGAACAACACTGCTATGGGCGGATTGTGCGTGACTTCATGGACGCAGCTTCCAAAAAAGTTGGCGCTCCAAGCTGGCCGTCTTTACGACAAACATGTTGTGGTTAATCTGACTCAATGTGATGACGACTGAGAAGAGCGCCTCTGTGTGGGGCTAACGATAGAACCTGTATGCGATATTCTGATACCATACTTAGACATCGCAGACGTCGCTGCCCCCCATGCTGGCGCTCCGGCACGGCTATTACAGTGACATCACATCAAGCCATTCATTGATATTGTTCGTAAACAGCACAAGTTCTCGCTCTCTGTCTCACATATTTGTGTCATATGCGATAACGTTTGCAACAATACCCACTCTCCCAGCCATTgttttaaagcgaaagctgttatgagattacaatGAGGGTTGCTTATGCAGTAAATGTCCACCGGTGGCCGCAACCACCAACGCACGAAatggtgaaataaaaaaaaccaaggaCGCAATAGGATTCGAACCAGTGTCTCctacgtgccagcccagtatcctACCACAGAGATACGCCATttctttgctttattgcctgtttccaGACACTATGTACAGATGTCCTTAAAGAGTCATATAAACTAGATAGTCTGCCTCGGTATTTTAGCGAGGCTGATACTATTTTGATACCAAAgaccatagagagagagagagagagagacaagttAAAACTAGTTTCGTCACAGAGCTACGTCAGTGCTTGAAACTTCATTAGAAAccggccttaggcaggcttgatccAGGTGTCACATAATGCGGATTGCATAACTAGTGGGTCGTACTGTAGCCCATAACAAAATCTCCtggcataatttttcatcgtcatTAGCGacagcataaaaaattgcacaacatatcttgcaagtgtgtagcgagTACCACCCTTCCACAAAGAATGGCGAAGGATGGCATAGCGAATGGTTGCCTACTATACATAAATTATGATAATTTCTGGCGTATTGGCTATTCTTTAGGGGCTATGGTAGGATAAATGGTTTCTGTCTGTTTAGCGTAATTTAGAAGAAACGGCTGCAAGTATTCCCCTAAAACTTCACGTGTTAACAAAAAAATGCCCCTGAATATCAAGTGACACTTTTTTTTGCCTAGATTGCTTATCCTATCTAAGGCCCACTCTCAAAATATAAAGAAGATTCAATTATTCAGTCTACATTTTCTCTGGAACCACCTAAAGGAAGGTATTTTTATTCAGTCGCGTTATTGTAGATACTCATAGATTACatcaaaatttgaaaaaaagtatAACAGTTTTATGAAgtttttctaaagaaaaaaatttggGCATACGCAAAGCCGCAGAGGGTACGTACTGTTGTGTAATATTTTACAGCTTTACTTCTTCTGAAGTTAACAATTCTTTTAGTTCACAATATTTCTATGATATTGTGGCTCCTACATACAAAGTTTTATTAAAATCAATTTATTACCTTCTGATAAAACTTACGTTGAAGTTGAGAAACTCAAAAACAACGCAGTTCGAGAAAAATGACGTTCTACAAGCTCATAATTCATACGCCAGAGGGCGCACGGCGTACTTCAGTGCGGCATTTAAACCTCTCAGAGCAGCCGCTCGACGTGGGGCTTCCAGAGGTTTGTTCCTCAGAATACAGTGATTCTTTTTATTGTCAAAATtggaaattgatttttttttagtgtttaccCTACCATAAACGCTTGAAGTGTGGCCGCAGCAGCTAACCAAATCGTGTTATAAAAGGGGCtatgaaaggccactcttcaagctttcactgtgacagtgCTCCGTGTTCCGCTCAGGCTAGGTGCTTTTTTGGACAGACTGATAGACAGTTCCATTATTTGATTAAGAATAAATGGAAGCAATTTCGAagagttcattttttttatttatttatttgtttaatttTATTTCAGCGAAGAGTTTTACATGAGGGAAAGCCTCCTATTTAGCAACAATGTTTCTATAGAGTACTGGGAGACTCTGGGGTTGTGGTGTAGCACATCACCTCTGGGTAGCTTGTTCTAGTACCACgcagtttttacaaaaaaaggaaatgtaGGAGCGTGGGGGTCTACGCTGGTGGTCGGTACACTAATCTGGTGCGATTTGCGTGGCAGGATAGACAAGTTCAAAATGGACAGACAAGACTTATGAAGCGCTAAGAGAGGAACCGTAAATCTTGTTTAAAGCCACAACATAAATATACGGCGTCTTAGTTCTAGCTTATGAGGATGCATTTAGTATATTAGGTTCGCAACATTAGCGCTGCATATTAGTTTTTAAACACTAGTCTGATGTACTGCTGCTGCTTCAAATTTCTTTCATATTTCTTTcacatttttttacttttatttattgtttcttCGCGTTACTTTTGATGAATGCTCCATACGCATTTCTGCCGTCGGCGTCGGTGTGATATTCCGTAAAAAGTCCAAAGGCGACAACATCCTCCACGTGCTGCATGTTTCTGACTGCGTGTGAAAACATGCGAGAGCAGCCGGTGGTTTCGGCTCAGATTGAGAGAATACACGCCGGATGTCTCCCACTGCGCAAGAGTCATGGGTAGCGAAACGATCGTGGTAATTTGCAGAAATACCCCGAATTTTGACTTGCATCACTTCACCAGGAACTGCGTACTTTGATTGGGCTAGCATTGTATCGATCACCCTGCCTTGACAAAGGTAAGCAGGTGTCTCGTACCTCTGTACAATCTTGGATCTCGTCACTCAGTTTGCGTTGAAGCGATGACAGCGTTAAAGGTGGTATCACTCCGTGCAGCCCCATATTTACCTTTGCCAGCGTCTTGTTCAAGTACGTCAGGTTAAATGCAAAAGCAGTCTTGTTTGCGGTATCATTCTGTATCGTAATCACTGTCTTGCCGTTGAGGCAAAATAAATTTTGGTTAGCGTCAACTACGTATCAGTAGAAACCCATTATtcattacttttttatttgttcatgGCGCAGCCATGATCAGCAATGAATGTAGCAGTGCAATATATTTATTGCTTTCGATATAGGCATCTTAACAGGCTTTTTGAAAAATGAGGTGAACTTAGTCACATAAAAAAATTGAGTACTCGTGAGTGCCAAAAACAAGACGCTCGTGATTATTTTTCTTTTGCTAGCTTTAGCACGACAGCGTTAAGCAGATCATCTCGCGGAAATTGGGGTTGGTGTCGGCATCGTCGATTCAGAGCAAGAAATCAGGATTGTACGTAAGCAATGATTTCGGgtagatgcaaataaaaatataGTAAAAAACCTTTGCTTCTACGGAGAAACAAAGCCAACACTTCTGCGTGCAAGCAGCCTTTCTACTACAGTCGTTGCCCGCGCTCAAAATTGATTAGCGAGAAGGCACGATATGAATGTTAAGTAATGCAAATAGTGTCATTAACCTACGTAACACTGCGTGAGAAGAGCATAAAATCACCCGGAAACCATACAGAGACTGCGTCAAACTGGCTACTTTCCGACCCTTTCCAGGTAAGTGCCATAGCTATTCTCTTGTTACTTTGAACTTATAATTCGGTGCATTTCCGGGCAAACTCCTCGGGTTACTTGAAGATGTATCAGAAAGCAAGCCCAATTATATACATTACTTGCTAGTCATTCTGTCCTGTTAGCCTATGCGCACACATGTCCCGCCAGCGTGCTAGCGCGCGTCGAGGCACCCAACGAGCGTCTCTCTGTCGGACAAGAAGGGGCGTACCAGTATTTAGCGCAAAGTTGACGCAAGATTCTCATACTGAAGCATAGTGGCGTTAAAAAAATATCAGCAACAAAATGGCTGctcattttttatttcatttctctACTTGAAGACGGACCTGATTACTGTAACTTTGTACAGATCTCGTTCTTAGGCTGAGAGGAAAAATACAACTTCGTCGTGTGATGTCAATTTCTGCTGAGTTGTTAGCCTAAAATTGCATTTGCAAGAACTTCATCTACTGTAGACAAACTTCATGCAGGGCATGCGCTGAAATTACAATAATTATTAACTACTTTACAACTTGCATGTTATCTGCAGACCAAGTGAGAGGAGAAACTTTTTGGTGCACTGAGTTTTTGCTTCTTCGAAATCATCGTATTCGCTATTGAATAGAAACATCTATACTCATGACcgaacttttttttctatttggctACAGGTTTGGTGCTAAAAATGAAAAGCGTGGCTACCATGGCTTCTTCCGGCTTGAGTTCTGGCTCATTTTTATACTCGACCCTGATGCAGACCCGTTTTTAGTACCTCGCCAAATTGTAAAAGGAAGCTATGTCGTAGTGGGCACTTGGAAACCGCACTTAAAGTGGGCATTCTAGGAGGCAGTTTGAAAAAGCCAATTTCTCGGTGCACGAACATCCCTTTCCTTGCAGCACTGTTTAGGAACCCTCCAGGAAGTGAATACAGGCTTGTGATTTGAAAAGCGACGCAAACGACACGTGAGGGCGTAGCTGAAGTGTCCTCCAAAATTTTAACTACTCAAAATTAAGGCAACATTGCACTAGTGGTGTGAAGCCTCAAGGATCTGCGGCGTAGGACGGCCAACATTGTTTCGCTTTATTTTTCCATTTCATTCCTTTCCTCTCTTTTCCCTATTATTTTTctgttttatatatatatctctctttCTATATTATTCTGCCTGTATTCTTTTATCCTTGTTATTCATTCTATTATTACTTGTTCTTCTTCCCTTTGTTTCCACTCTTTTTCCTGCCTCGCCCGTAAGAAACTGCcactttcaataaagtttatcGATTCAGTCATTCCCAtttctttctttaatttttaatTTATTTCTAGCTTCCTCTTTCTTCATATCTCTTCCTCTTTCTGCgtatttctgtttctttctttctgtttggttTTCTTTCTATGCTTCACTTTACTTCCTTTCCTCCTCCTCATGCTCAATTCCTTTTCACACATCCTATATTATACAAGGCTATTATCTGCTCACCTAGGGTGCCTGAATAGCCGAGTGGTTACGATGATCGCCTTTGAAGTGTTGGTACGCTTGTCTGAATCCCACCTCAAGAAGCTTTTTTCATCAAGAATTTTCTTTGTCTATAATTCTATCTCCATCTTTGTGCTCATTCTCTCACCTACTCACGTCAGGCAAATCGGTGCAACAGGATAGCACGCGCCGGCGCACAAGTCTGGGGAGCGAAGCAGGACatgaagaagaggacgaagaggaagtgcgcgtgttGCACGTGCTATAAAGGTAGAGGGCATTCAGGATATTGATAGTTCCACGTAATGGTATAACGAAAAGTAAAATAGCACCGTTGTTAAAAGTATTCTGAACTAGTAGAGGCTATCTTGAGTTTCCTCTCCTGATATCTTCAGGAGGGACGCTTTCACGACAAAATGGGGCAGCAGAAACGTTCTTTTCAAGCAGAAATGAATAGAATTCACTTATGAAGACCTTCCGAGGCAAGCAGCGAGATATCTCGTGTGCTGAATAGCTTTTCGTCGTTACGCCGATGAACGAACAGCAAGAGACGAGCTGCATTCGTCTCCGCTGAATTACCTCGGTGCAACGGTAACCCGCAACGCTCGATGCGCACAGGTGCACTTTCATTTGAAGGGAGACTCGAGGTATACGACAACACTGCAGATACGATGCTTGCACGCCATCGCAGACAAAACTATTTTTCGATCTTGAAGACCTCGCTGAGTGCAAACTTTCGTTTCAGATGTCTTACAATATGTTCCGAGAAAAAAACTATTGTAGTAAGCAGCTTTAGTATACCTATATGGCGCACGTCACACGGTCACAGTTTCATGCGCAAGTGAGACCTCAGGTGACCTTTAAAAGGAGCGTTCAATAACGGTGGGGCATGAGGAAGATCAAATTTTGTTGCGTGATGCGGTAACTGCTGTCGAAGCAATGGTGAGACATGATGATCAAAGCCATGGTGACCTATGTTATCAATTTTACGAGAAACTTCTACTCCCCCAAAGCAAAAAGTACGTATCAATGTTGTCAACCAGAATTCACGAAGCCAACTTGTCACACCATGGGTCGCTGAACTCGCTTTTGAGTTGACTGACTCGCACACAGATTGAGTCATCAGTCTGAGTGAACCAAGACGAGCTATATTTTTGCGAGTATGAGTCCAGGTAAATccggttcagaaaaaaaaaaacatgtatgaaACTTGTGTTGGAGTAGATGCTGGTGAAGAAAATTTTAGCGGGTCTGAGTGGGCGTGGTTGAAGGAAATTTTCGCTCATCCGAGTGAGCCTcaaaatttatttctttattcagcCTGCgtgagcttcatttttttttcttttttgctggccTATGCGTGTCACTAAACTAGATTTATTGATGGTTTTCTAAAAATATAAGCGAGGTGTAACCATGGTGATTTAACTTTAACTTTTGGTTCTATGCTCTTGGAATATCATCTCGATAATAAACGCGAGCTTATTGTATACACTTAGAAAAATTGTTGCAAATGGCGCGAATACGTCGCTTTTATGCTGTGCCTTGCTGCGTATATCAGCGATGTAAGCTGGTTAGGTAAAAACTATGTCGGTAAACCTTTCTTACGGTTTACTTTGCTTGCTGATGCCTTTGTTAGGGAAATGGTATGCGAATCAAGTCTGTCATATTTTAGTTTCATGTATGTTATAGAAATTGCGCTGGTTTTGCCTATGCTTAGGGCATTCAAACAATGTGCattcacgtgtgtgtgtgtgcgcgcgtgcaa
Protein-coding regions in this window:
- the LOC119173488 gene encoding beta-1,3-galactosyltransferase 5 isoform X1, whose product is MKARTDRSKNERTDGRFAPLIITHSGKKTKCSWVWTLSCTCSLAAVVMTVVIYFRDRRVSGEVYPGYVVESSAFYAPFRWSRNSAYRMTPASGNLLIQPPEGICAKAFGGGNSSASQESIVVVVHSAPHHFEHRSAIRATWARDASFPLHSGDVSVDALVLFAMGRPTSSPLQHQTQVRIATEAALHQDIIEGSFPGTFSASLPLNAIMLKWVSLACPQVSYVVKVSDDSFVNMRRLRDTLGAVQLRTSVIYAHIYRKPSVWNGHKLTFIRDNICVACGYAMSGNAVPQLLNRSTHGGFTSVEHLFWSAAQDRVAPLRLVNMQAFSTTRGEGSDNFPCGVRDAIASRHLSADDMHEAWKVLHNGTAPCVDKRTESELRDA
- the LOC119173488 gene encoding beta-1,3-galactosyltransferase 5 isoform X2 gives rise to the protein MPLCCCGYGKKTKCSWVWTLSCTCSLAAVVMTVVIYFRDRRVSGEVYPGYVVESSAFYAPFRWSRNSAYRMTPASGNLLIQPPEGICAKAFGGGNSSASQESIVVVVHSAPHHFEHRSAIRATWARDASFPLHSGDVSVDALVLFAMGRPTSSPLQHQTQVRIATEAALHQDIIEGSFPGTFSASLPLNAIMLKWVSLACPQVSYVVKVSDDSFVNMRRLRDTLGAVQLRTSVIYAHIYRKPSVWNGHKLTFIRDNICVACGYAMSGNAVPQLLNRSTHGGFTSVEHLFWSAAQDRVAPLRLVNMQAFSTTRGEGSDNFPCGVRDAIASRHLSADDMHEAWKVLHNGTAPCVDKRTESELRDA